In one Drosophila pseudoobscura strain MV-25-SWS-2005 chromosome X, UCI_Dpse_MV25, whole genome shotgun sequence genomic region, the following are encoded:
- the Ssk gene encoding protein snakeskin, with the protein MVSVETIGSIFIKALKLIINLVIIFLYRWGDGGEFLGIGGTWNLNEEKSADAEIVGSGVMVGFLIYTGCHTIAYAFGTTKHKGELCDTIMNVVGCIMWIAVGGVALHYWKGYMSDEGFLYVNSERQVGIAMGSLCVIEGALYLLDTVLACIHYSKGDTDYTQ; encoded by the exons ATGGTGTCGGTGGAGACTATTGGTTCTATTTTCATCAAAGCCCTGAAGCTG ATCATCAACCTGGTGATCATCTTCCTGTACCGCTGGGGCGATGGCGGCGAATTCCTGGGCATTGGCGGCACCTGGAACCTCAACGAAGAGAAAAGCGCCGACGCGGAGATTGTTGGGTCCGGCGTAATGGTGGGATTCCTGATCTACACGGGCTGCCACACGATTGCCTATGCCTTCGGCACCACCAAGCACAAGGG AGAGCTCTGCGACACCATCATGAACGTGGTGGGCTGCATCATGTGGATAGCCGTCGGCGGCGTGGCACTGCACTACTGGAAGGGTTACATGTCCGACGAGGGATTCCTGTACGTGAACTCTGAGCGCCAGGTCGGCATTGCCATGGGCTCGCTGTGCGTCATCGAGGGCGCCCTCTATCTGCTGGATACTGTTCTGGCCTGCATCCATTACTCCAAGGGCGACACCGACTACACGCAGTAG